A DNA window from Engystomops pustulosus chromosome 6, aEngPut4.maternal, whole genome shotgun sequence contains the following coding sequences:
- the ARL16 gene encoding ADP-ribosylation factor-like protein 16 isoform X2 yields MVPIWPSYYKDCKTVLFIVDAANPNQVSASCMQLLSVLSSPALSTVSVLVVFNKTDLPCYMSLVEMKSLFRLDDIIACAKQPITVVETSALEGSGLQEVLQWLQSSASH; encoded by the exons ATGGTGCCCATCTGGCCCAGTTACTACAAGGACTGTAAAACTGTGCTG TTTATTGTGGATGCTGCGAACCCAAATCAGGTCTCTGCATCTTGTATGCAGCTCCTGTCCGTGCTGTCTTCTCCGGCTCTCTCCACAGTGTCCGTCCTCGTTGTGTTCAACAAAAC ggATCTGCCATGTTATATGTCTCTAGTGGAGATGAAATCACTGTTCCGATTGGATGACATTATAGCCTGCGCTAAGCAGCCAATCACTGTTGTGGAAACTAGCGCCCTGGAGGGCAGCGGGCTGCAGGAGGTGTTGCAGTGGTTGCAATCATCTGCCAGCCACTGA